The Poecilia reticulata strain Guanapo linkage group LG10, Guppy_female_1.0+MT, whole genome shotgun sequence sequence CATTACAACATGAATTAGTAATACTTGTACCACATAAGTCACAACATCTTTGGGTgaaacaaattcacacaaaaatgtcaacatgtgCACAGAAACATAGAAATATAGAGATAGAACTCCAAATATTGTAATTAGGCCGTTTATCAGCAAAGGAATGCTGATTTTGatatttggactttttaaaagGTGATTCAGCACTTATTATTTGTGCCTTTTATAATTCACATAAGCtggaaattaaatctgaaactcacttttttctgttttgatttttagacttttctaAGAAACTGAAGCACTACGAGAgattttcattgtttgtgtAGTGGTAAAAATGACTGCAGTCAGTTTATCATTTAACACAAGATAATATTGTATCTTTGGGACAAAACAAGATGTAAGTACTAGCTGGCATTTGGGtggatgtaggcagagaaaaTACTTTGGCTACATTACCTCTTTTTAAAGTCAGGTATACATCCTAGAAAGAGAGATTTGTGAACCTTACAGCACAAAAAATCCACatcctgattttattgttgttcttttctaGCGAAAAATCTGGGATGATACCTGGGAACCTGCAAGTAAATCCTCTTATGTTGCTGTCCCCCTAGTGCCACTTCCTTCAGACAGCGAACAAGTCCTTCCATtatgttactttttcttttttgtattacaaagtattaatttctttttttactgcagtttgaCCATTTTACgaatttttctgtcttcactgAAATTAATGTTATGGTTGTAATATAGTAGTTATGTAAGCTTAAGTTGGGATGTTTACTGACACATTTTTGTGTCAGTAAACatcttctgaaacattttctgaaatggaaCGCAGCCATCCTACGGCAGACTGATTAAGAGAAGAAAGGAACACTTGTAGGCTGATCAAGTTTGCCCTGTGTGTTGTCTTTAAGGCATGACGCAAGGTTAAACTGTATTAACAGATTCGTTTCCTACACACTTGTAGAAGTGTGTGAAGCTATTTGTTATGTGTTTTAACAGTGTGATCagtatttacacataaaaaaaagttttatggaGAAGTATTTTGCATAGCATGTTTACCTGTCTAAGGttatttaagttaaatttgCAGCTTATTTTGTGTATGAAAGGAAACCCAGAATGAAATCCTTCaacattacagtttagtaaattAATATTGAATCATTTTGAGTCTACTGTAATTTAAACTACATTAGTAatctaaattatgtttaattgaCATAGTGATTTTCTCCTAGAGAAACACTATgttaaactgtataaaaaacaaTCTAGGGTTAGATTGGGGTTAGGGTTAACCCTAACTCCATCACTAATCTCAAATTGAGTGGTAGAGATKGCTTAATCTTCAAATGCTTTATGAAAGTACTGgttaaaagatgcatttttatcTAGCATTGAGCTCTGTACCCCAActctaaatctgctctgctgGGAAAAGAATGATCTGCCTGATGGTGTCTCAGGCCTCTGTGGTTTATTTCATAAGCCTGCAGAGAAAATGCCTAAAGAGAATTTAAGTTAAAATTGTGTCCATCTAATTATTGTAGGTGAAATAGAGGTCTACACCTTTTGGTTTGTAAATGCATCCAAATACCAAGTTAATGTAGGTTTCattaagattatttcactaagtTGGAACcctctgttttaaaaaagaagttatgTCCAAATCTGAAGTATTTAAACTAAATGACACTGACAGCAAGTTTTTCTACCAAACCTTAGTTGGCTTCCTTTTTCACCTGTCAACTGTTGAACATAGACATGGTTAAATAACGCCAGGTCTATGTAGGCAATTATAACTAATTTTCATAAGTCCTTAAAGAGTATCAAAAAGCTGAACAACTTATTTCTCCTGACAATTTCTTGAAACCACTTCTTGTTCGTCCAACATTTTAATATGCTTCATTACTGACTTGTCATCAGCTGATGGATACTGAACATGTCCTGAAGAATCCACTAAAATTAGATGCcgttttgtttataaaatcatGCCTTTATGATTTTTGCATAAATGCATGTCATTAAACAAAAtcaaccagcaaccctcccgaccccactgagggacaagggtgaaagaaaatggatggatggataaacaaaATCATAGCATTAAAAGATCACTTTGACAAGtactgaaattttatttaacttatttctttttaataaagacaTTGGCAGACAAACTGAACCACATTCAATTGACCAAGGATACAAAATTGTTCCACCAGTACACACTTTGTGCATTCTTTGGATTAAGAAATAAGTCAGAGCTgcacatattaataaaaaatgaaaagtagaaGATCCAAAAAGATGTCTTGGTTATGTTAGTTACTACAGAATCACTGAGACTGCTTAGTACTGTAGCCATTTAACTGCTTAACATAAGCACAAGTGTTATTATTCCACTTGAAGTAAAAATAGTAACAAACTATTAAATTAACTACAATTTATCTTATTATTACCTAGAAAATACACTAGATGTGCAGAAACATAAGTGAAAAAGAAACGCACTCAATGACATTCATGAGGAAGTAATTACAGCTCTAGTAAGCCCTTTCAGAAAGTACAAAGGCACAAACAAATTAaccatttagaaaaagaaacattgccTATTTGGAAACATGAAAGCACAAGAACAAATTGTAAGGTGTCTCTTTGTGACTTATGAGCaaactatatatatatgactTATCAGTCACTACTGAAGTTGTCGTCAAAGGTAACGCTCTCTTCTCCTGACAAAAGTCTGTAGATCAGGGTGTCCAAAGTYGGTCCTAGTGGCccagcatgttttattctctcacTGCTGGAAGTAACAACCTYatcagcttgtcaatgttcttAGCCCTTCTAACGacccatcatttgatgcaggtgtgttaaacaAGGGAGAGAACTTAAATAtccaggatgccgggcctccaggacccactttgggctccCCTGCTGTAGATAATACTCTGTTGACTGCAGCTTCATCTGTTGGTGCTGCAGCTCTCTGAGGATGATGCTCTGGATACTTCTTGGACCTTCGTCAGTTAGGGCACAGGACAAACCTTTAAAGTtgaacataattaaaaataaaaatacaaaatttggATGCTTTAACTTTTGGTATGTTTATGCATtacttaaaaacatacttttaaatgtACCTACCGATAATAGGCGGGAAACTCCTTTAGAGTGTCTTCATAGGATGACAGATTTCCAATGATGGTCCATCAACAAGGAtcctcttttcctcttccagtCTCTTAACTATCATGATGTCATCGATTGCCAGtcttcacacaaaaacaagggCAGAGTCTGAAATGCATTTATGAAAAGGACAAATCAACtcagtaaaagtttaaattagtAAGTTTAGGTCAACACCTGGAGTATTTAGTCACATTATCTGTCAGGTATGATGACAGTATAAAACACATTAGTGTATGTTTACTTACCACTGTGTGATTGCTGCCATGGCAATGTTGTGTCACCGGACAGGATCTCTTCCAAAGACAGAACTTCTGTGTCTGTATCAGCCTTCAAGCGACCAACATCTTCTAAAGCCAATGCTaagatgttttctcctttctgatCTTGCAATGAGCCTTGGCACAAGCTTTGTCCATCTGTATCtgcacaaacatgcacaaacaaCATCAACTGTGTCAAAGATGTTTATGGAGTTGTGTTCCAGAAAGGTTATTCAATGCCTGGTCAGTGTTACTTACCTTACATTCATGGGCTTTGCCATGGAAAATTGAGAGAAATGGGGACAGATTACGAGTGGGAgaagaggcagctggagaggTGCTTCTGggtattttcttcttctgaaaagacTGAGACTATGGGACAACAGGAGGAGAAATTTGAATCAGATCAAGAAGCACTATCACAGTATCTTCCTGGTTCTCTGGTATCATCCCAGGCTGCTCCTGACCGATGGTCTCTGTCTGTTCAAAGGTCAGGTTCTCGGCTCTTTACTTCTCTTCATCTGGCTtgcaacagcaataaataacatAGACAGGAGGAAAGAAATTTGCCTGTACTGATGCAAGTTcgtttttaattcaagtaaatgACCTAGCTGCAATCAGTGTATCAGACAGGgttcataaacaaaactttaaagatcatCACAGCCTAGGGGCACTGATGTCTTTAGGAACCCTCCAATTTTACAAAGTGGCCACAACAAGCATGACCATAAACATTATTATGTGACTCTATCATGGCTAATTAAACGTATTAAGCACAGGTACAATGTACAGGTACAATTAGCCTCCAAGAGGCTAATTTAGCTAGCTTCCACCGTATATTTTCCggcaaaaaataatacaaacgTGTTTTCAACCATTCGCATCACAGTCCTACTGCCATTACGTCCTAAAACTACCATCAGTAAGTTTATAACATAAcactttggagttatttttggttttagagtacaaatacattttgacagATGCAGGTTTCTACTCACCGGAGTGTAAGTGTCGCATATGATGACGttagcttcttcttcttgggtttttgtgggatccgtcctcatttttattatttcaatcaaagATATTAAAACGTTTACAGAACAGTTTATCATGCAATCAcgaaagaaaatacattttaatttttcttaattttttttagagtaAATCATTGGTATCATACTCAAAAATAgttgctaaattaaaacaaaaaaactaacaaaaaacatcgcttttaaatcaagttaataatcacaacaaaaaccctccggttttatattttactgagttatttttaaacatcgaATTAAAGTCTTATGACCatgtatttgtagtaaatattcttaatatcctgttcaaactagcacataaattgtaaataaaggtttttttaaaaagctaaaaaaaaaaaggttatatcGGCGAAGAGTTGCTGTTATCACCGATAGAATGGTTGATTAAAACCTGCTAGCAGGCAGAGCAGGGACCAACTGAGGCCATTCAATGGGGCTGATAACCACTGATAATCGCCATTCTATGGGAtgataacatccgaagcgggtGCTACTTCACCTGTCTCTCCTGCCACTTCAGCTCCAAAAATCAACTCCGCACTGTTCTGTCCCTCCACTGTGTCGGTACACCTCAACAGTACCTTCCGCCTGCTCCTCTGCAGCGGGCTCCTCCGCCGCCACTGTGGGTTCCTCCGCCGCAGCCGCCGCGGGATCCTCCGCTCACTAGGTGGGTCCTCCACCTGCTCAGTAGCAGCGGGTTGCTGCTTTGCCGAGTGCAAAGCAGGTCCTGGGCTTTGCTCTTATTAAGATGTGTGCCCTGTTGGGACACATCTTAATAATGTGCCCCTCCTGACCgcaaacaaaacacttcatGTTAGAGGACGTAGCAAACAAGATGTAATCAAAATCATTTACTCTAACACAGGGCCGTGGagaggccactaaaggggcaggtgctcagcaacaaaaaaagggcacatctaaccacattctaggacagaatatcaacaaagccactcagctttcagagtttaataaacaatgacaaattacaaaaatgtgacatatacaatcaaagctaacgaacatctccatatagagcataacaatagagcataacactatgcctatgtaagatattttattagtaatttctttctgcaggtctattttgttataggaaagtattgcacatgacgtcttgagcagggcctaaaatcacaacaaaagatttctgatgtgtgcaaataaatgtttgtttggtaaaaatgagttaattaaaaaatattttaaacaaaactttttctttttaaaggaatcattacaattccaaaagttttgattacaattttattttacttaactgaggttcttttttttcccattgaataattgggaaacaaatttaacttcatactctgcgaaccagaccctaaacttaaagtcacTTTGGGGCAAAGAGCacaaagggcaggtgctcaagcacccccagcWCCCCCCTCTGCAAGTCCCGACTCTAACATGAAATCGAAGGTTGAGTTCCTCATCCCTCCGTTTCAAAATCATAAACAGGTGTCTCCTATGGGAGACATGTT is a genomic window containing:
- the LOC108166601 gene encoding uncharacterized protein LOC108166601 isoform X2, encoding MHTYDNENHSQMFYLFDRKTTVAASDLNVFRKQAEYLKFSLSSKFQYDTSKAPKINSALFCPSTVSVHLNSTFRLLLCSGLLRRHCGFLRRSRRGILRSLGGSSTCSVAAGCCFAECKAGPGLCSY